From the genome of Thermogutta terrifontis, one region includes:
- the coaE gene encoding dephospho-CoA kinase (Dephospho-CoA kinase (CoaE) performs the final step in coenzyme A biosynthesis.) produces the protein MSSMITVGLLGPPATGKSLVATEFARLGAEVFDADEAAHRVLDQPAIRAYLGQVFGSPVFPLMGEIDRKRIAELVFEDNELSRERRRILERVIHEAVLADCLSEQEKHRQNQRPVFVIDAPLLLEAGWSKLCQRLLYIDTPTDIRYHRAGTRGWKPEELDRRERWLISRNVKKVRADFVIDNSGSINDIRQQVTDVWRSLIADLASH, from the coding sequence ATGTCAAGCATGATCACGGTGGGGTTGTTGGGACCTCCAGCAACGGGAAAGTCGCTAGTTGCCACGGAATTTGCCCGGCTGGGGGCGGAAGTTTTTGATGCCGACGAAGCAGCGCACCGGGTGCTTGACCAGCCAGCTATTCGTGCCTATCTTGGGCAGGTTTTCGGATCGCCCGTTTTCCCCTTAATGGGGGAAATCGATCGAAAACGAATTGCAGAGTTGGTCTTCGAGGACAACGAGCTATCGAGAGAGCGGCGGCGGATCCTGGAGCGGGTCATCCACGAGGCCGTGTTGGCGGATTGCCTGTCCGAGCAGGAAAAGCACCGGCAGAACCAGCGGCCGGTTTTTGTCATCGACGCCCCGTTGCTCTTGGAGGCCGGGTGGAGTAAACTATGTCAAAGATTACTTTATATTGACACGCCAACCGATATACGTTACCATCGGGCGGGCACTCGAGGCTGGAAGCCCGAAGAGCTGGATCGCCGGGAAAGGTGGTTGATCTCGCGGAACGTCAAAAAAGTCCGGGCGGACTTTGTGATCGACAACTCCGGGAGCATCAACGACATCCGACAACAGGTCACGGACGTCTGGCGGAGCCTCATCGCCGATTTAGCTTCCCATTAA
- the polA gene encoding DNA polymerase I, producing the protein MSPKRATRFRRTVMTPTQELTPDLFQQASQEGLTPAQTEDVLTATSTPSPATTHESDELFRGKRVFVVDAHSLIHQLFHALPEMTAPDGRPVNAVFGFVRDMIHLLTRYKPDFLICAFDAKEPSFRKEIYAEYKAHRPELDADIIPQIELIEQFLEALGIPVLRRPGFEADDIMATLASIVEAQGGECVLVTNDKDCRQLITDRVKLLNLRKETYIDREALLREWGVTPEQVVDFQALVGDSSDNVPGVPLIGPKAAQELLQRYGTLEALYEHLAELPPGKKRDNLETYREQAFLSRELVRLRRDVPLDLQPQELTLKPVQIDRAIELCRQLGFRRLIADLQKLAPQQESPPTPPQAISYRYHVVQTTRELKDLAGRLAQANAMSLDTETTDIRPRWADLVGISLAAEPQEGYYIPILTPEGSPALSLQDVLIHLGPILGNKQIAKIGQNLKYDLVVLRSCGFDVQGLGFDCMLADYLLDPGSRSHSLDEQAARLLGHETIKISELIGTGRKQKQMNEVAIEDIARYAVQDAILPWHLKQKLEPQLEREELAKLFADVEMPLVEILAEMEYYGIRVDTERLRKLGEEFERRMQILEEEIYQLAGQRFNIGSPKQLQEILFDKLQFPSSKKTKTGISTDSEVLEELAAIHPLPAKIIDYRQYAKLKNTYVEGLATMVCPRTGRVHASFHQAVTATGRLSCSDPNLQNIPVRTEEGREIRSAFVAEEGWRLISADYSQIELRMLAHFSQDERLCEAFHRDEDIHTAVAAEVFGVPPTQVTPEMRRKAKAVNFGVIYGQTPFGLAKQLRISKEEAAAFIDAYFARYPGIDRFLLGVLQECRRQGFVRTILGRKRRISGVREHPTRQRNLPERTAINTVVQGSAADLIKLAMIRVRNALREAGLAARMILQVHDELVFECPADEVSATARLVRQEMESVMKLNVPLKVDVGAGPNWNDMEPV; encoded by the coding sequence ATGAGTCCTAAACGAGCGACCCGTTTCCGCCGTACCGTGATGACACCCACTCAGGAGCTAACTCCTGACCTGTTCCAACAGGCATCTCAGGAGGGCTTAACCCCCGCGCAGACGGAGGATGTCCTGACGGCCACATCAACTCCGTCGCCAGCCACAACCCATGAATCAGACGAACTCTTTCGGGGCAAACGGGTGTTCGTGGTGGATGCCCACTCGCTCATCCACCAGTTGTTTCATGCTTTGCCGGAGATGACCGCCCCTGATGGACGCCCGGTCAATGCCGTGTTCGGATTCGTCCGGGATATGATCCATCTGTTGACCAGATACAAGCCAGATTTTCTCATTTGCGCCTTCGATGCAAAAGAACCAAGCTTCCGGAAGGAGATTTACGCGGAATACAAAGCCCATCGGCCGGAACTCGATGCCGACATTATCCCGCAAATCGAACTCATCGAGCAGTTTCTGGAAGCCCTCGGCATACCCGTGCTACGTCGGCCGGGGTTCGAAGCCGACGACATCATGGCAACACTGGCGTCGATTGTCGAAGCGCAGGGCGGTGAGTGCGTTCTCGTCACCAACGACAAAGACTGTCGCCAGCTCATCACCGATCGTGTAAAACTCCTGAATCTGCGCAAGGAAACATATATCGACCGCGAGGCTCTCCTCCGCGAATGGGGCGTCACTCCTGAGCAGGTCGTTGATTTTCAGGCCCTCGTGGGAGACAGCAGTGACAATGTGCCGGGCGTCCCCCTAATTGGTCCCAAGGCGGCCCAGGAACTCCTTCAGCGTTATGGAACGCTCGAGGCTCTTTACGAGCATCTCGCGGAGCTACCCCCCGGCAAAAAACGTGACAACCTCGAAACTTATCGCGAACAGGCCTTTCTCTCTCGAGAGCTGGTCCGCCTCAGACGAGACGTCCCGCTGGACCTCCAGCCCCAGGAACTCACGTTGAAGCCTGTTCAAATAGACCGGGCCATCGAACTGTGCCGCCAGCTCGGCTTTCGCCGACTCATCGCAGATCTCCAAAAGCTTGCACCGCAACAGGAATCCCCACCTACTCCCCCCCAGGCTATCTCCTATCGTTACCACGTTGTCCAAACAACTCGAGAGCTGAAGGACCTGGCGGGCCGGCTCGCCCAGGCCAACGCGATGAGTCTGGATACAGAAACCACGGACATTCGTCCTCGCTGGGCCGATCTGGTGGGGATCTCGCTGGCAGCGGAGCCGCAGGAAGGATACTACATCCCCATCCTCACACCAGAAGGAAGTCCAGCCCTCTCCCTGCAGGATGTGCTTATCCATCTGGGACCAATTCTCGGTAACAAGCAAATTGCAAAGATTGGGCAGAATTTGAAATACGATCTCGTTGTTCTGCGCTCCTGCGGATTCGATGTGCAGGGGCTTGGATTCGATTGCATGCTCGCCGACTATCTTCTGGATCCCGGTTCGCGATCCCACAGTTTGGATGAGCAGGCCGCCCGCCTGCTAGGCCACGAGACAATCAAGATATCCGAGCTTATCGGCACCGGCCGCAAACAGAAGCAAATGAATGAGGTGGCGATTGAAGATATCGCGCGTTATGCCGTCCAGGACGCCATTCTCCCCTGGCACCTGAAGCAAAAACTGGAGCCGCAACTCGAGCGGGAAGAATTGGCGAAACTGTTCGCCGATGTGGAAATGCCCCTGGTGGAAATCCTGGCGGAAATGGAGTATTACGGTATCCGTGTGGATACCGAACGCCTGAGAAAACTCGGCGAAGAGTTTGAACGACGCATGCAGATCTTGGAAGAGGAGATTTACCAGCTTGCCGGGCAAAGATTCAACATCGGCTCTCCGAAGCAGCTTCAGGAGATCCTTTTCGACAAACTTCAATTCCCCAGCTCGAAGAAAACGAAAACCGGGATCAGCACAGACTCCGAGGTCCTGGAAGAGCTCGCGGCCATTCACCCGCTCCCTGCCAAGATAATCGACTATCGCCAGTACGCCAAACTGAAGAACACCTACGTGGAGGGCCTGGCCACAATGGTGTGTCCGCGAACGGGCAGGGTCCACGCATCATTTCACCAGGCCGTAACCGCCACCGGACGGCTCAGTTGCAGTGATCCGAATCTCCAAAACATCCCGGTGCGGACGGAGGAAGGTCGCGAAATTCGATCTGCTTTTGTCGCCGAGGAGGGTTGGCGCCTGATTTCAGCCGATTATTCCCAGATCGAGCTCCGCATGCTGGCGCACTTCTCTCAGGACGAGCGGCTGTGCGAGGCATTCCACCGTGACGAAGATATTCACACGGCAGTTGCCGCGGAGGTGTTTGGCGTCCCTCCCACCCAAGTGACCCCCGAGATGCGGCGGAAAGCCAAGGCCGTCAATTTTGGAGTGATCTACGGACAGACGCCGTTTGGCCTGGCCAAACAATTGAGAATCTCGAAAGAAGAGGCCGCAGCGTTTATTGATGCCTATTTTGCCCGCTATCCCGGGATTGATCGTTTTCTGCTGGGCGTGCTCCAGGAATGTCGCCGCCAGGGATTTGTTCGCACAATCCTGGGAAGGAAGCGGAGGATCTCCGGAGTGCGGGAGCACCCCACCCGCCAGCGCAATCTCCCAGAACGGACGGCTATCAACACGGTCGTGCAGGGTTCGGCAGCCGACCTTATCAAGCTGGCCATGATCAGAGTTCGGAATGCCCTGCGGGAGGCGGGCTTGGCCGCAAGGATGATCCTTCAGGTCCACGACGAACTTGTGTTCGAATGCCCAGCGGACGAGGTGTCCGCCACAGCCCGTCTTGTCCGCCAGGAAATGGAATCGGTCATGAAACTGAATGTCCCGCTCAAGGTAGATGTGGGTGCCGGGCCGAACTGGAATGATATGGAACCAGTATAA
- a CDS encoding DUF3047 domain-containing protein, with the protein MALVSVASIAAGEESQKVFGFHGPLVSRWLTNVSWPSPWEYQKAGLGGDVRITVEADPQNPHQRVLRLRAVRASFVLYQDLRSRPFAADRYPQLSWGWKALTLPRGGNANYDSTNDQVLQVYLAFRRSDGYDVIGYVWDNPAREGDKDVIHRTYNSLIFGRVELYTLVLRRGTAEDWLTETRNVVEDHDKYFKGSHPHVVAIGIWCDSDHTSSVAEGLIGPLTFSQPPAKP; encoded by the coding sequence ATGGCCCTGGTCAGCGTCGCATCAATCGCAGCGGGCGAAGAGAGCCAGAAAGTTTTTGGCTTCCATGGACCACTCGTCTCGCGCTGGCTGACAAACGTGAGCTGGCCAAGCCCATGGGAGTATCAAAAGGCCGGGCTCGGTGGCGATGTTCGCATCACAGTAGAGGCCGATCCTCAAAACCCGCACCAACGCGTATTGCGCCTGCGAGCGGTTCGCGCTTCGTTCGTCCTCTACCAGGACCTCCGTTCCCGTCCGTTTGCTGCCGACCGCTATCCTCAGCTTTCCTGGGGCTGGAAGGCCCTGACTCTCCCGCGGGGCGGAAATGCCAACTACGACTCCACGAACGATCAGGTCCTTCAGGTATATCTCGCTTTCCGCCGCTCCGACGGATATGACGTCATCGGCTACGTGTGGGATAACCCCGCCCGGGAAGGGGATAAGGACGTCATCCACCGCACCTACAATTCGCTCATTTTCGGTCGTGTAGAACTTTATACCCTCGTCCTACGGCGGGGTACTGCTGAAGACTGGTTGACAGAAACCCGCAACGTCGTGGAAGACCACGACAAGTATTTTAAAGGCTCGCATCCCCATGTGGTGGCCATCGGGATCTGGTGCGATTCCGACCACACAAGCAGCGTGGCGGAGGGGCTGATCGGCCCGCTTACCTTTTCTCAACCTCCCGCGAAGCCCTGA
- the pncB gene encoding nicotinate phosphoribosyltransferase, with protein MTSYAKAIFSNPALLTDLYQLTMAQGYWRQGWADRRAVFHLFFRRAPFGGRFAIACGMEAVVEFLKRWRFTEEDLGYLATLKAPDGRPLFCPEFLDYLAGLRFEGELLAVREGTIIFAHEPFLRVQAGLLVSQLLETPLLNLVGFPTLVATKAARVARAAHPDPVIEFGLRRAQGFEAALIAARATYIGGCVGTSHVLAGKLWDIPVRGTQAHSWILAFGDERRAFEAYAESYPSSCVLLVDTFDTIQGVKHAIEVAQKLKEKGHRLLGIRLDSGDLVTLSQKARQMLDEAGLNDVVILASGDLDEYRISRLKAAGAQINAWGVGTRLTTAFDEPALSVVYKLAAIQDGNGAWHDRMKISAETAKQTLPGILRVRRYYAAGQSQMDVIYDERDPQDLQLPAKRGKEFTFDEAVELLQPLWVGGEPVQEVRSLKEIREYVQRQLGAFASEYLSLRRAKAFPVKMARGVAIRRRQLRYHHEEPSA; from the coding sequence ATGACGAGCTACGCGAAGGCGATCTTTTCCAACCCAGCGCTATTGACCGATCTTTATCAATTGACAATGGCCCAGGGTTACTGGCGCCAGGGTTGGGCCGACCGCCGCGCTGTTTTCCATCTGTTTTTTCGCCGGGCACCGTTTGGTGGCCGATTCGCTATCGCTTGCGGGATGGAAGCGGTGGTGGAATTTCTCAAGCGATGGCGATTCACCGAGGAAGACCTCGGCTATCTGGCGACACTCAAGGCCCCTGATGGTCGGCCTCTTTTTTGTCCAGAATTTCTCGATTATCTGGCTGGCCTGCGTTTTGAGGGGGAACTCCTGGCCGTGCGGGAGGGGACCATCATTTTTGCTCACGAGCCTTTTTTGCGGGTTCAGGCGGGTCTGTTGGTCTCGCAGTTGCTGGAGACACCGCTCCTCAATCTGGTGGGATTTCCCACGCTGGTGGCCACCAAGGCGGCACGGGTGGCGCGAGCTGCCCATCCCGATCCGGTCATTGAATTTGGCTTGCGACGAGCACAGGGGTTTGAGGCAGCGCTCATTGCAGCGCGGGCGACATACATCGGCGGATGCGTGGGCACTTCTCATGTCCTGGCCGGAAAACTGTGGGATATCCCCGTTCGGGGCACTCAGGCTCACAGTTGGATTCTCGCGTTTGGTGACGAGCGCCGGGCTTTCGAGGCTTACGCCGAGAGTTATCCTTCCAGTTGTGTGCTTTTGGTGGATACGTTCGATACAATCCAGGGAGTCAAACACGCGATCGAGGTAGCACAGAAGCTTAAGGAAAAAGGACATCGATTGCTTGGGATTCGTCTGGACTCCGGCGACTTGGTGACGCTGAGCCAGAAGGCCCGACAGATGCTCGATGAGGCGGGCCTCAACGATGTGGTTATTCTTGCGTCCGGAGATCTTGATGAGTATCGGATTAGCCGTCTCAAAGCGGCTGGGGCTCAAATCAATGCGTGGGGAGTGGGTACGCGGCTGACCACGGCCTTCGATGAGCCGGCGCTTTCCGTGGTCTACAAACTGGCGGCCATCCAGGATGGAAATGGAGCCTGGCACGACCGAATGAAGATCTCGGCGGAGACGGCCAAACAAACACTGCCGGGAATTTTGCGGGTTCGCCGGTATTATGCCGCAGGCCAGTCCCAGATGGATGTCATTTACGACGAACGCGATCCCCAGGATCTTCAGCTTCCCGCGAAGCGAGGGAAGGAGTTCACGTTTGACGAAGCCGTGGAGTTACTTCAACCCCTGTGGGTAGGGGGCGAACCGGTTCAAGAGGTCAGGAGTCTCAAAGAGATCCGGGAATACGTTCAGCGCCAGCTCGGCGCCTTTGCCTCGGAGTACCTCTCGCTGCGACGGGCAAAAGCGTTTCCGGTAAAGATGGCTCGCGGTGTTGCCATCCGCCGCCGACAACTGCGATATCATCATGAGGAGCCTTCAGCATGA
- the nadE gene encoding NAD(+) synthase, with the protein MSRVRVAGATVNQTPLDWSNNLANIVRAIEIARNEGATILCLPELCITGYGCEDAFLSPGVHKTALEVLMECLPHTKGMIVSLGLPVFHRCAVFNSACLVADGQILGFVPKRFLASEGLHYEPRWFKPWPAGVCDQIEIAGRNYPIGDYVFSVGGIRVGFEICEDAWVAQRPGSELASRGVDLILNPSASHFSFGKYEIRKRFVVEGSRAFHVGYIYTNLMGNEAGRVIYDGGVLIASQGRIIAAGPRFSFRPVTVTTGVVDVELNRVNRARSAGFDPHLAFRNDGVVNFPWNFPDIEPSVEMARWPAWETGPYLKEEEFARAVMLGLFDYLRKSKARGFVVSVSGGADSSAVACLAALMVEAAHQELGHEAFCQALSHIPELKTTQTHQERIAKLLHCIYQATRNNSPATREAATAVVTSLGATMSCISVDEIVALYVKRIEEVLGHPLTWDKHDIALQNIQARARGPSAWLLANVKGALLLTTSNRSEAAVGYATMDGDTCGSISPIAGINKTYLRQWLKWLEQVGPEGLHPVPALAKVNALTPTAELRPSEQQQTDEADLMPYPILDFIEKAAIRDKLSPKEIYRLMRHEFPDYGPEQLVTWVERFFRLWCRNQWKRERYAPAFHVDDEDLDPRSWCRFPILSGGFERELAELRQAVENGSL; encoded by the coding sequence ATGAGTCGGGTTCGCGTGGCAGGGGCGACCGTCAATCAGACGCCCCTCGATTGGTCCAACAACTTGGCCAATATCGTTCGTGCCATCGAAATTGCCCGGAACGAAGGGGCCACGATCCTTTGTCTGCCGGAATTGTGCATCACGGGCTATGGGTGCGAGGACGCTTTTCTTTCCCCAGGCGTTCACAAGACAGCGCTGGAAGTGCTCATGGAGTGTCTGCCCCATACCAAAGGGATGATTGTCTCTCTGGGACTTCCGGTGTTTCACCGATGCGCCGTCTTCAATTCGGCCTGCCTGGTCGCAGACGGGCAAATCCTCGGTTTTGTCCCCAAGAGGTTTTTGGCATCGGAGGGCCTCCATTACGAACCTCGGTGGTTCAAGCCCTGGCCGGCGGGTGTGTGCGATCAAATTGAAATTGCCGGTCGCAACTACCCGATTGGCGATTACGTGTTCAGCGTGGGTGGGATTCGAGTCGGTTTTGAAATCTGCGAGGACGCCTGGGTGGCTCAGCGACCGGGGAGTGAGCTGGCCTCACGGGGAGTCGATCTGATTCTCAATCCAAGTGCCAGCCACTTTTCGTTCGGGAAGTACGAGATCCGCAAGCGGTTCGTGGTGGAAGGTTCCCGAGCCTTCCATGTGGGATACATTTACACCAACCTGATGGGCAATGAAGCCGGGCGTGTCATTTACGACGGGGGAGTTTTGATTGCATCGCAGGGACGGATTATCGCTGCAGGCCCACGATTCAGCTTTCGGCCGGTCACGGTGACTACGGGTGTGGTGGATGTGGAGCTCAACCGCGTGAACAGGGCCCGTTCGGCTGGCTTTGATCCTCATTTAGCTTTTCGCAATGACGGGGTGGTCAATTTTCCCTGGAATTTTCCGGACATCGAACCTTCCGTGGAAATGGCGCGGTGGCCGGCGTGGGAAACGGGACCATATCTTAAAGAGGAGGAATTCGCGCGGGCCGTGATGCTCGGGCTGTTCGATTACCTGCGCAAAAGCAAAGCTCGGGGGTTTGTTGTCAGCGTGAGCGGGGGAGCCGATTCCTCAGCGGTGGCCTGCCTCGCGGCTCTCATGGTCGAAGCGGCCCATCAGGAACTGGGTCACGAAGCCTTTTGCCAGGCCCTCAGCCACATTCCCGAGCTGAAAACGACTCAAACTCATCAGGAGCGCATTGCAAAACTCCTTCACTGTATTTACCAGGCTACGCGGAACAATAGTCCCGCTACCCGGGAGGCGGCCACGGCCGTGGTGACCTCCCTCGGCGCGACCATGTCCTGCATTTCCGTGGACGAAATCGTCGCGCTCTATGTGAAGCGTATCGAAGAGGTTCTCGGGCACCCTCTGACCTGGGACAAGCATGACATCGCTTTGCAGAACATCCAGGCCCGCGCTCGTGGCCCAAGTGCCTGGCTGCTGGCGAACGTCAAGGGTGCCTTACTTTTGACCACCAGTAACCGATCTGAAGCGGCCGTCGGGTATGCCACCATGGACGGCGATACCTGTGGGAGCATCAGCCCGATTGCTGGTATCAATAAGACCTACCTGCGGCAGTGGTTGAAGTGGCTGGAGCAGGTGGGCCCCGAGGGATTGCATCCTGTGCCGGCCCTCGCCAAGGTCAACGCCCTCACACCGACCGCAGAATTGCGTCCCAGCGAACAACAGCAGACAGACGAAGCCGATTTGATGCCTTATCCCATTCTCGATTTTATTGAAAAGGCGGCTATTCGCGACAAACTATCGCCGAAGGAGATCTATCGTCTCATGCGGCACGAGTTCCCCGATTATGGGCCTGAGCAACTGGTCACGTGGGTCGAGCGGTTCTTCCGTTTATGGTGCCGCAACCAGTGGAAGCGCGAGCGGTATGCTCCGGCTTTTCACGTGGATGACGAAGACCTTGACCCACGCAGTTGGTGCCGATTCCCGATTCTTTCGGGAGGATTCGAACGGGAGTTGGCGGAACTTCGCCAGGCAGTAGAAAACGGCAGTTTGTAA
- a CDS encoding NUDIX hydrolase, whose protein sequence is MGYTYEYPRPAVCVDCVVFGLPETDTSRPPASPDVLLIQRGRPPFAGMWALPGGFVDIDEPLEAAAARELEEETGIRGAALEVAGVYGAPGRDPRGRTISIVYRALVWKSAHSPQGGDDAAKAQWFSLSALPPMAFDHNQIVKEITENLRRDIRTRPFGRELLPDSFTISELRRVYEIMLGCPVSARKLQSFLLKVGVIEPAEQAHSAPVETPTLGRRRKLFRFCSAVYEELARSGFTPEAFAGM, encoded by the coding sequence ATGGGCTACACGTACGAATACCCGCGCCCTGCAGTGTGCGTGGACTGTGTTGTTTTTGGGCTTCCCGAAACGGATACCAGCCGCCCTCCTGCGTCACCAGACGTTCTCCTCATCCAGCGTGGCCGACCGCCGTTTGCAGGGATGTGGGCGTTACCCGGCGGGTTTGTGGACATTGACGAGCCTCTCGAAGCAGCGGCGGCACGTGAACTGGAAGAGGAAACAGGAATTCGGGGGGCAGCGCTGGAGGTTGCTGGTGTTTACGGCGCACCGGGCCGGGACCCGCGGGGCCGTACGATCTCGATCGTGTACCGCGCCCTCGTCTGGAAGTCGGCCCATTCACCGCAGGGTGGTGATGACGCCGCAAAAGCTCAATGGTTCAGCCTTTCTGCCCTGCCACCGATGGCATTTGATCATAATCAGATCGTAAAAGAAATCACCGAGAATCTCCGCCGTGACATCCGCACGCGACCGTTTGGGCGGGAATTACTTCCGGACAGTTTTACCATCAGCGAACTTCGGCGGGTTTATGAGATCATGCTGGGCTGCCCGGTTTCGGCGAGAAAACTTCAAAGTTTTCTGCTCAAAGTGGGAGTGATTGAGCCGGCCGAGCAGGCCCATTCGGCCCCCGTCGAAACACCCACGTTAGGTCGTCGCAGAAAACTGTTTCGGTTCTGTTCAGCAGTTTACGAAGAGTTGGCCCGCAGCGGATTTACACCCGAAGCATTTGCCGGAATGTAA
- the pncA gene encoding bifunctional nicotinamidase/pyrazinamidase — MDALIVVDVQNDFCPGGALPVPRGDEVVPVINRLMPLFPLVVATQDWHPPDHCSFATNHPGKQPGEVVELNGVPQILWPVHCVQGTPGAEFHPGLNTQLFQVVFRKGIDPAVDSYSGFYDNARRRATGLHEYLQENNVTRIFVCGLATDYCVKWTCLDGAELGYQTFLLEDACRGVELMPGDVERSLRQLREAGVTIVSSADLSSILEHRP; from the coding sequence ATGGACGCACTGATCGTGGTGGATGTTCAGAACGACTTTTGTCCAGGCGGTGCGCTACCGGTACCGCGGGGGGACGAGGTGGTCCCTGTGATCAATCGGCTCATGCCACTTTTTCCACTGGTGGTGGCCACCCAGGATTGGCATCCGCCCGACCATTGCAGCTTCGCGACCAATCACCCCGGCAAGCAGCCAGGAGAGGTTGTGGAACTCAACGGAGTGCCACAAATCCTGTGGCCTGTGCATTGTGTTCAGGGGACTCCGGGAGCTGAGTTTCATCCTGGGCTTAATACGCAGTTGTTCCAGGTTGTGTTTCGCAAGGGCATAGATCCGGCTGTTGACAGTTACAGTGGTTTCTACGACAACGCCCGACGGCGTGCCACGGGGCTCCATGAATACCTCCAGGAAAACAACGTCACACGCATTTTTGTGTGTGGGTTGGCGACCGATTACTGCGTGAAGTGGACCTGTTTGGATGGGGCCGAGTTGGGCTATCAGACTTTTCTCCTTGAAGATGCGTGCCGGGGCGTGGAATTGATGCCGGGCGACGTGGAGAGATCTTTGAGGCAGCTTCGCGAGGCTGGTGTAACGATCGTTTCCAGCGCCGATCTCAGCTCGATTTTGGAGCACCGCCCCTGA
- a CDS encoding KdsC family phosphatase: MQHVREIVTRSMMPPLHSMDTAPDLPDDLRQRCLAIRAIISDVDGVLTNGQLWLSERGYELKAFHVRDGMGCLLWKKAGYRLGLLSKRRSVVVEQRAREMGVDQVIQGVGPKWPAVESVLNMWGLSRYELCYVGDDLPDISVLQQVGLGVAVADAAWDVRTAAHYVTTAPGGWGALREVIELVLRTQRLWSTLLDSYLAEERGNAGSDRKNCAVITASHIF, from the coding sequence ATGCAGCACGTACGTGAAATCGTAACGAGGTCGATGATGCCGCCCCTTCACTCAATGGATACCGCCCCGGACCTGCCCGATGATCTCCGCCAACGCTGTCTGGCAATTCGCGCGATCATTTCCGATGTGGACGGGGTTTTGACGAACGGCCAACTCTGGCTCAGTGAACGCGGTTACGAACTGAAGGCATTTCACGTGCGAGACGGAATGGGGTGCCTGCTCTGGAAAAAAGCGGGCTACCGGTTGGGACTGCTCAGCAAACGACGGTCCGTTGTTGTGGAACAGCGCGCCAGAGAGATGGGCGTCGACCAGGTGATTCAAGGCGTTGGGCCGAAATGGCCGGCGGTAGAAAGCGTCCTTAACATGTGGGGGTTGTCCCGTTACGAGCTCTGCTACGTAGGAGATGATTTGCCCGACATTTCCGTGCTGCAACAGGTGGGACTCGGCGTGGCCGTGGCTGATGCCGCTTGGGACGTGCGCACGGCGGCCCATTATGTGACGACCGCACCAGGCGGCTGGGGGGCACTCCGCGAGGTGATCGAATTGGTTCTTCGAACTCAGCGTCTCTGGTCCACGCTTCTGGATAGCTATCTCGCCGAAGAACGGGGAAACGCGGGATCGGATCGGAAGAACTGTGCCGTCATTACCGCTTCACACATCTTTTAA